CTTCCTTCATCCTCATCCACGCGAAGCAGGAAAAGCCCGAAGCCGCCCGTGAAGTCCTCAAGTTCTTCGGCTGGGCCTTCAGCAACGGCGCGACGATGGCCGAGGAGCTGGACTACGTTCCCATGCCCGCCGCCGTCGTGAAGGAGATCCAGGCTTCCTGGAAGGGCATCACGGACGGTTCCGGGAAGGCCCTCAACTGAACCCGCTTCGACCCGGCCGGGAGGGCGCCCGTGCGCGCCGTATTGGATAATGCGGGATTCGCAGCCGCGGGGAATCCCTCCACGGAGGTGATCTCCCATCCGCCCGGGCCGCCCTTGCTTCGAAACAACGCGTTGATGGATGCGATCTTCCGGAACCTCACCCGGGTGTTCGCCTTTCTCGTCTTCAGCCTGCTCGCCGCAATCCTCGTTTCCCTCCTCGTCGGAAGCTCGCTCTCGTTGCAGAAATTCGGCCCGGGATTCCTGTGGAACTCGAACTGGGACCCGGTGCAGGAGGATTTCGGCGCGCTCGTTCCCATCGTCGGCACGCTGGTCACTTCGTTCATCGCACTCGCCATCGCCATGCCGGTGAGCTTCGGGATCGCGATCTTCCTCACCGAACTCTCACCGACGTGGCTGCGGCGGCCGCTCGGCACGGCCATCGAGATGCTCGCGGCGATTCCCAGCATCATCTACGGCATGTGGGGGCTCTTCGTATTCGCGCCCCTGTTCCAGGAATACGCGCAGCCCTTTCTCAACAGCGTGTTCGGCCCGATCCCGCTGGCAGGCGCCCTCTTCTCCGGGCCACCGCTCGGCATCGGCATGCTCACCGCCGGCATCATCCTCGCGGTGATGGTGATTCCGTTCATCACCGCGGTGATGCGGGACGTCTTCGAGCTGGTACCCCCGATGCTCAAGGAGTCGGCCTACGCACTGGGCTCGACCACCTGGGAGGTGGTCTGGGGCGTGGTGCTGCCCTACGCCCGGGTCGGCGTGATCGGTGGCTTCATGCTCGGCCTCGGACGCGCGCTCGGGGAGACGATGGCCGTGACTTTCGTCATCGGCAATGCTCACCGCCTGAACGTGTCGCTCTTCGCGCCGGCCAACTCCATCGCCTCGGCGCTCGCCAACGAGTTCACCGAGGCGGTGGGCGACCTCTACACCTCCGCGCTCATCGAGCTGGGCCTCATCCTCTTCCTCATCACGACCATCGTCCTGTCGCTGGCCAAGTTGCAGCTGCTCCGCCTCGCCAGGCGCGAGGGGACGACCTCGTGAGGGACAACCCGACCTACCGCCGCCGCAAGCGCATGAATCGAATCATGATGGGCGTCTCCACGCTCGCGCTCGGCTTCGGGCTCTTCTGGCTGCTGTGGATCATCGGGGTCCTGCTATGGGAAGGCGCGCCGGCGCTCGAGCCCTCGCTCTTCATGCAGATGACGCCACCGCCCGGCGGCGACGGGGGCCTCGCCAACGCGATCTTCGGCAGCGTCCTGATGGCGGGCTCGGGCACCTTGATCGGAACGCCCGTCGGGATCCTCGCGGGAACCTACCTCGCCGAGTACGGCCGCCGCGGATGGCTTGCCCCCACCACGCGATTCATCAACGACGTGCTGCTCTCGGCCCCTTCGATCATCGTGGGCCTGTTCGTGTACACGGTGTACGTCGCCCGCGTGGGGCATTTCTCCGGATGGGCCGGGTCCGTTGCGCTCGCCATCATCGTGATCCCCGTCGTGGTGCGCACCACCGACGACATGCTCAAGCTCGTGCCCAACAGCCTGCGCGAGGCCGCGGCGGCGCTGGGCTGCCCCGCCTGGAAGATGATCACGATGGTTTGCTACCGGGCGGCGCGCGCCGGCATCCTCACCGGGATCCTGCTCGCCATCGCGCGCGTGTCGGGGGAGACGGCGCCGCTCCTGTTCACCGCGCTCAACAACCAGTTCTGGTCGGCGGACATGAACCGGCCGATGGCCAATCTCCCTGTCGTCATCTTCCAGTTCGCCATGAGTCCCTACGAGGATTGGCATCGCCTCGCCTGGGGAGGGGCGGCCTTCATCACCCTGCTCGTGCTCGGCCTCAACATCGCCGCGCGGGCCCTGTTCTCGAGGAAATAGCGATGCCCGACACGGCCACCGCCATCGATTCGACCCCGAAGCTCAAGGTTCGGAGCCTCAACTTCCACTATGGGAAGTTCCACGCCGTGCGCGACGTGAACTTCGACGTGGCCGAGAAACGCGTCACCGCATTCATCGGCCCGTCGGGCTGCGGGAAATCCACGCTGCTGCGCACGTTCAACCGCATGTTCGAACTCTATCCGGAGCAGCGCGCCACGGGAGAAGTCCTGCTCGACGGCGAGAACATCCTCACGTCGAAACAGGATGTGTCGCTCATCCGGGCCCGAATCGGCATGGTGTTCCAGAAACCCACGCCCTTCCCGATGTCGATCTACGACAACATCGCCTTCGGCGTTCGCCTTTTCGAGGATCTGCCGCGCGCGAAGATGGACGAGCGCATCGAATGGGCGCTCACCAAGGCGTCCCTGCTGACCGAAGTGAAGGACAAGCTGGGTCAGAGCGGCAACAGCCTCTCCGGAGGCCAGCAGCAGCGTCTGTGCATCGCCCGCGCCATCGCGGTGAAGCCGGAGATCCTGCTCATGGATGAGCCCTGCTCGGCGCTGGATCCGATCTCCACGGCGAAGATCGAGGAACTCATTGCCGAGCTGAAGGTGGACTACACCGTCGTCATGGTTACGCACAACATGCAGCAGGCGGCGCGCGTTTCCGATTACACGGCGTACATGTACCTGGGCGAGCTGGTGGAATTCGGCGAGACCGACCAGGTCTTCGTGAAGCCGCGAGAGCAGGCGACCGAGGACTACATCACCGGCCGCTTCGGTTGAGCAGATTCCCGGCTATTTCGCGATGCGCGGCGCGGAAAAACGCGCGCTGAACCGGCTGCCCTGGCCGGGCATGCTGGTGATGTCGAGCGTCGCACCATGCCGGACGAGAGCGTGCTTCACGATGGCGAGCCCCAGTCCCGTACCGCCGGTTTCGCGGGAACGGCCGCGGTCCACGCGGTAGAAGCGTTCCGTGAGACGCGGGAGGTGCTCCGCAGGAATGCCGATCCCGGTATCCTCGACATCGAAGGCCGCGCCCCCGCCGCAATCGCGCCACTTGAGGCGCACGATTCCGCCGGCCGGCGTGTAGCGGATCGCGTTACTCACAAGATTGCCTAGAGCGCTTGCGATCTCCTTCTCGCTGCCGAGGAGCCGGATTTCAGCGTCGCACTCGATTTCGATCCGGTGCCTGCCGCCGGAGAGCGACTTCGCCTCCGCGCCGATGCGCTCGACCAGAGCGATCATGTCGATGGGTTCCTCCATCGGCGGCGGGGGAGAGGATTCCAGCGTCGAAAGCGTGAGGAGATCCTCCACGAGATGCTCCATCCGCCTCGACTGCTCGCTCATGAGCTCGAGGTAGCCGCGCCTTTCCCCGGCATCGCCGTTCTCCTCGCGCATCGTCTCGAGGAACCCGGAAACGACCGTGAGCGGGGTTCTCAGTTCGTGGGAGACGTTCGCGACGAACTCCCGGCGAGTCTGCTCCATGCGCTCGAAGCGCGTGACATCGCGCGAAAGCACCAGGCGCTGCGCTTCGCCGTAGGGAACGACCTGCACCGAAAGCACGCGCCCGCCGGGCGGGCGCAGCTCCACCGGCTTCGCGAAGTCGCCGGCCTCAAGGTAGCGGCCGAACGCCGGGGAGCGCACGAGATGCGTGATCGTGTGGCCCGCGTCCCTGGCCGGATCGAGGTCCAGGTGCAGGCGCGCCGTATCGTTGCACCAATCGATTCGCTCGCCGTCGAGGATCACGACCCCATCGGGAAGCGCGCGAACGGCTTCGCGCAGGCGCGAGAGCGAACGGTCGAGCTGCGCCTCGCGGCGGCAGGACTCGCGGCGCGAACGGGCCAGCTGCGCATGGAGCTTGTCCCAGGCGCCGCGGGCCCGCGGCGGGTCGGGTGTGTCGCCCTTCTCGAGCCAGTTCCTGAGGGCGTAAAGGTGTCTCAAGTGGTATCCCAACACCAGCGCGAGAAGCAGCGCCACGGCCAGCGCGGCCCACGCGGGGAAGTCCATGCTAGACCGTCGAGCGGAAGAGGTATCCCGCGCCGCGCATGGTCTCGACGTGGCTGTCGTGGCCGCTGGCCGAAAGCGCCTCGCGAAGGCGGCGGATGTGGACGTCCACGGTGCGGTCCTCGATGAATACGTGGTCGCCCCACACGTGGTCGAGGATCTGCGCGCGGTTGTACACGCGATCGGGGTGGGTCATGAAAAAGTGCAGCAGCTCGAACTCGGTAGGGCCCATCCTGAGCGTTGCATCGCCTCCCTTCACGGTGCGCGAGGCTGGGTTCAGGACGAGGCCCCCGATCGCCACCTGTTCCTGGGTGAGCTGGGGCGCGCGGCGGCGCAACACCGCCTGGATGCGCGCATCGAGCTCGCGCGGCGAGAAGGGCTTCGTCACGTAATCGTCGGCGCCGCTCGCCAGCCCCTCGACCTTGTCATCGTCGCCGGCCCGGGCGGTCAACATGATGATCGGCACTTCCCGCGTCCGCGATTCGGCGCGAAGCCTGCGGGCGATCGCAGGTCCGTTCCCGTCGGGCAGCATCCAGTCGAGCAGGATCACGTCCGGAAGCGCGGCGCCCAGCTCCCGGTACGCCTCCTCGGCGTTGACGGCGCCACGAACCTCGTAGCCGTTCTTTCGCAGGCTTGCGGCGATCAGCACCTGGATGGACGGCTCGTCCTCGACGACGAGGATGTCGGCCCCCATCAGCTCCGGGCCTCGCGCTCGAGCTCCTCGAGCGGGATGTGGCGCACGTCGCGGCCCTTCGCCACATAGATCACGTTCTCTGCGATGTTCTTGGCGTGATCGCCTATGCGCTCGAAGGCCTTCGCGATCCACAGGATGTTGAGCGAGATGGAGATGGTGCGCGGGTCTTCCATCATGAACGTGATGAGCTCGCGCAGGATCGAGCGGAATTCCGAGTCGATCGCGGCGTCCTCGGCGATCACCCGCGAGGCGGCGGCAGCATCGAGCCGCGCGAAGGCGTCCAGCGAGCGGCGCAGCATCCCGATCGCGATCTCGGACACGTGCGCGACGGCCGTGAGCGGGATGCCGGTCACGACGTGGCCCGAGTGGATCTCGCGGGCCGCACGCGCGATCTTGGCGGCCTCGTCGCCGATGCGCTCCAGGTCCGTCACGGTCTTGCTCATGGCGAGGATCAGGCGCAGGTCGGAGGCGGCCGGCTGCCGGCGGACGATGATCTGCCCCAGGTCGTTGTCGATGGCGATCTCGAGCTCGTTCGCCTTGCGGTCGTTGGCGACGACGGCGTCGAGCCGGGCGATTTCGCCGCCGAGGTGCCCGTCCACGGCGGCGCGGACCTGGGCTTCCACGAGGCCCCCCATCTGCATCATCCGCGAGCGGATGGCCCCGAGGTCCTGGTCGTACTGCTTGCTGACGTGATCGTTCATGGCGCTCCTCCCCCGGGAGGATAGCCCGCCCGTGTGACAGTTGCGTGACGCAGGCGTCGCACTGCCGGTCCAGGACGCGGTTCAGCCCTTCCGGGCCAGGGCGGCGGCCCGTATCGCATCCAGCGTCGTGTTGGGCGTGATGGCCTGCGGGTCGATTCGCACCTCGATGACGGCAGGCTTTCCCGATGCCACGCAGCGCTCGAAGGCGGGGCCGAACTGGGCGGTCTCCTCGACGATCTCGCCCACCGCACCGAACGCGCGCGCATAGGCCGCGAAATGGGGGTTCACGAGATCGGTGCCGTGCGTGCGCCCGGGGTAGTGCTTCTCCTGGTGCATGCGGATGGTGCCGTACATGCCGTTGTTCACGATGACGACGACGATAGCCGCTCCGTACTGGACGGCCGTGGCGAGTTCCTGCCCGGCCATGAGGAAGCAGCCGTCGCCGGCGAAGGCGACCACGGTGCGCTGCGGCTCCGCGATCTTCGCGGCGATGGCCGCGGGCACGCCGTAGCCCATCGCCCCCGACGTAGGTGCGAGCTGCGTGCGAAATCCCGTGTAGCGGTGGAAGCGGTGCAGCCACGTGGCGTAGTTGCCGGCGCCGTTGGTGAGGATCGCATCCTCCGGGAGGTGCCTGTCCAGCCAGTCCACGATGTCCCACATCTGGACCTTGCCGGGCATCTCGCGGCGCGCGGTCCAGGCCAGGAAATCCGCCCTGGCCTCGGCCACGCTGGCCTTCCACGCCGAGGCATCCACGGGCACCATCGCCGCCGCGGCGCGCGCGAAGCGGCCCATCGACGAGAGGACGGGCAGCTCGGCCTGGTAGACGCGGCCCAGTTCCTCGGCGCCGGCCATCACGTGCACGAGCTTCTGCCGGGGCACCGGGGAATCGATGAGGGTGTAGCCGCTCGTCGTCATCTCGCCCAGGCGCGCGCCCACCGCCAGCAGCACGTCGGCGGTGCGCACGCGCTCGCCGAGGATGGGATTGATGCCGATGCCCACGTCGCCCACGTAGTTGTCGTGGCGGTTGTCGAAGAGGTCCTGGAAGCGGAATGCGCAGGAGACGGGGAGGTGGTTGGCCTCGGCGAACTTGCGCAAGTCCGCGCAGGCGTCCTTCGACCACCCGCTGCCGCCCAGCACCAGCAGCGGCCGCTTGGCCGAGGCCAGCAGCTCGCGCAGGCGCTCGAGTTCGCTTGCGCCCGGCTCGGCATGCACCGGCGTGTACGGGCGCGCATCCGCCACGGCCGCTTCGGCGAAGAGGACGTCCTCGGGCAGCGCCAGCACCACCGGCCCGCGCCGGCCCGACATCGCCACGGTAAAGGCTCGGTTCAGGTACTCGGGAATGCGCTCGATGGAATCGATGCGCGCGGCCCACTTGGCCAGCGGCGCGAACATCGCGGTGAAGTCGACTTCCTGGAACGCCTCGCGGTCGCGGAATTCCGAGCCCACGTCCCCCACGAGCAGGATCATCGGCGTCGAATCCTGGAAGGCGGTGTGCACGCCCACCGACGCCTGCGTGGCGCCCGGGCCGCGCGTCACGATGCAGATTCCCGGGCGGCCCGTGAGCTTTCCGTGCGCCTCCGCCATGTTGGCCGCGGCCGACTCGTGCCGGCAGACCACCAGCTTCAGCCTGGCGCGATGCTCGTGGATCGCGTCGATCACCGGCAGGAAACTCTCGCCCGGGACGCAGAAGGCCGTGTCGGCGCCGTGGACGAGGAGTTGCTCGACGAGGATACGCCCGCCCTGCCGCTTGATGCTCAAAGCTGCTTCACCAGGTAGCCGCGCTTGCGCAGGATCTCCACCAGCCCGCGCGGGCCGGCGAGGTGGAGGGCGCCCACGGCCACGAACACCCGTTCGCGGCCCTGCAGGAGCCACGCCTCGATCTTGTCCGCCATGGCGGCGTGGCGCGACCAGATGAACTTCTCCTCGATGTCCTTCGCGCCCGGCACGCTTTCGTTGTACGCGCGCACCACTTCCAGCAGAAGAGCGGGGTCGCCCGCCTGCCAGGCATTCACCAGGCCCGTGATCTGGTCGCCCGTGACGCCGCTTTCGACCGCGCGCACCGTGCCTTCGAAGGCCTGCAGACCCTGCTCGTCGGTGAGGGAGTCCATGAGCGCAGCCTGCGCCGGCGCACCCTCGAGCTCGAAGATGGGCTTCTTCGCCTCGCGGGCCCGGCCGATGAGGTGGACGTCCACGCCGTACTGCGGCAGGTAGCCTTGCCGTCCCCATTCCGCGAACGCGAGCAGGGAGGCGGCAAAGAAAGGCTTGAGCTGCGCAACCTGCGGCTCTGGAATCCCGAAGCGCTCGAGCAGCTTGCGGAAGCGCTCGTACAGGGGCGCGGGGACGCGGTTCGAGAGCCTGTCGGGGGGCTTGAGGAGCATGGTGGACGCGCCCTTCGACATCGCCTCGGCGTTCGTGACGTCGGCCTCGATGGCAAGCACCTGGGAATCGGCGAACGCCTGCTGCACCGGTTCGGGGAGCGGAAAAAAGTTGTTCTTGCCCGCATGCACCGTGCCGAAGAGATAGACGCGGTTGGTGAGGGAGGACACCTCCCAGAGGTAGTGGCGCGCCGCTGGCGTGATGGGCGGCGAGGTGGCCGTCTGCGCGCCGACCGCGGGCGGCAAGGCAAGCGTGGCGGTGACAAGTAGCGTTGCGAGGCGCATCGGGATTCCGCAGGTGTCGGAGATACGCAATTCTAAGCCCTCGACGGACTGTGCGCCGCCGCCGAGGCACTGGCCGGCGAGCCGGGGTTCGCGGCCGCCCAGGCGTGCCCGCGCCCTACTTCGCGTTCGGCGCCCAGGCGCTCGCCGGGGGTTCGAAGGGCGCCATCGGGATCTCCTCGTAGCAAACCTCGAGGATCTCCAGCTCTTCCCGGCCGCCGGGGGTGACCAGCGACACCGTGTCGCACTCGCGCGCCTTGATGAGCGCGCGCGCCACGGGCGAGATCCAACTGATGTAACCCTTGCCCAGGTCCGTCTCGTCGAGGCCCACGATCCTCACCGTCGTCTCCTCGCCGCCCGCGCGGCAGTAGGTGACGGTGGCCGCGAAGAAAACCTGGTCGGTCACCTCGCGCGTGGCGGGATCCACCACCTCCGCGTTTTCAAGGCGCTTGGTGAGGTAGCGGATGCGCCGGTCGACTTCGCGCAGGCGCCGCTTGCCGTACTGGTAGTCCGCGTTCTCGGACCGGTCGCCGTTGCGCGCGGCCCAGGAAACCACGTTCGTGACCGACGGGCGTTCCACCTTCACGAGGTACGACAGCTCGTCGCGCATGCGCCGCCAGCCGTGCGGGGTCATGTAGTTCTTGGCGCCGGCCGGAATCGGATTCGCTTCCTCGATGTCGTCGAGGTCGTCGTCCGCGTCGCTTTCCCTGGTGAATGCCTTGCTCACGAGAGCCCTTTCACGAACTCCCTGATGCCCGCCAGCAGCATCTCCACTGCGATCGCCGTGAGGATGAGCCCCATCAGCCGCTCGATCGCGTGCATCGCGTGATCGCCCAGCCAGCGGTGCAGCTTCGTGCCGGCGAGGAGCACGACGGTCGTGAGGACCATCGTCACCGTGATGGCGGCCGCCCACATGCCCACCTTGGCCGGATCGCGCGAAGCCATGAGCATCACCGTCGCCAGCGCGGAGGGGCCTGCGATGAGCGGGATGGCCAGCGGGACGATGAAGGGCTCCACGCCCGCCTCGCCGCCGAACGTCCCGTCGAGCCTGGCGAACACCATGCGGATGGCGATCATGAAGAGAATCACGCCGCCCGCGATCGAGAGCGAGGTCTGCGACAGGTGCAGGAGGGCGAGAAAGGATTGACCGCCGAACATGAATGCCAGCAGCAGCCCGTAGGCGATGAGGCACTCGCGGACCACGACGTGGCGACGGCGCGGCTCCGCCACGCCGCCCAGCATCGCGTTCACCAGCGGCATGTTGC
This Betaproteobacteria bacterium DNA region includes the following protein-coding sequences:
- the pstC gene encoding phosphate ABC transporter permease subunit PstC, with the protein product MDAIFRNLTRVFAFLVFSLLAAILVSLLVGSSLSLQKFGPGFLWNSNWDPVQEDFGALVPIVGTLVTSFIALAIAMPVSFGIAIFLTELSPTWLRRPLGTAIEMLAAIPSIIYGMWGLFVFAPLFQEYAQPFLNSVFGPIPLAGALFSGPPLGIGMLTAGIILAVMVIPFITAVMRDVFELVPPMLKESAYALGSTTWEVVWGVVLPYARVGVIGGFMLGLGRALGETMAVTFVIGNAHRLNVSLFAPANSIASALANEFTEAVGDLYTSALIELGLILFLITTIVLSLAKLQLLRLARREGTTS
- a CDS encoding TraB/GumN family protein — translated: MRLATLLVTATLALPPAVGAQTATSPPITPAARHYLWEVSSLTNRVYLFGTVHAGKNNFFPLPEPVQQAFADSQVLAIEADVTNAEAMSKGASTMLLKPPDRLSNRVPAPLYERFRKLLERFGIPEPQVAQLKPFFAASLLAFAEWGRQGYLPQYGVDVHLIGRAREAKKPIFELEGAPAQAALMDSLTDEQGLQAFEGTVRAVESGVTGDQITGLVNAWQAGDPALLLEVVRAYNESVPGAKDIEEKFIWSRHAAMADKIEAWLLQGRERVFVAVGALHLAGPRGLVEILRKRGYLVKQL
- the phoU gene encoding phosphate signaling complex protein PhoU; translation: MNDHVSKQYDQDLGAIRSRMMQMGGLVEAQVRAAVDGHLGGEIARLDAVVANDRKANELEIAIDNDLGQIIVRRQPAASDLRLILAMSKTVTDLERIGDEAAKIARAAREIHSGHVVTGIPLTAVAHVSEIAIGMLRRSLDAFARLDAAAASRVIAEDAAIDSEFRSILRELITFMMEDPRTISISLNILWIAKAFERIGDHAKNIAENVIYVAKGRDVRHIPLEELEREARS
- the pstB gene encoding phosphate ABC transporter ATP-binding protein PstB; the encoded protein is MPDTATAIDSTPKLKVRSLNFHYGKFHAVRDVNFDVAEKRVTAFIGPSGCGKSTLLRTFNRMFELYPEQRATGEVLLDGENILTSKQDVSLIRARIGMVFQKPTPFPMSIYDNIAFGVRLFEDLPRAKMDERIEWALTKASLLTEVKDKLGQSGNSLSGGQQQRLCIARAIAVKPEILLMDEPCSALDPISTAKIEELIAELKVDYTVVMVTHNMQQAARVSDYTAYMYLGELVEFGETDQVFVKPREQATEDYITGRFG
- the phoR gene encoding phosphate regulon sensor histidine kinase PhoR → MDFPAWAALAVALLLALVLGYHLRHLYALRNWLEKGDTPDPPRARGAWDKLHAQLARSRRESCRREAQLDRSLSRLREAVRALPDGVVILDGERIDWCNDTARLHLDLDPARDAGHTITHLVRSPAFGRYLEAGDFAKPVELRPPGGRVLSVQVVPYGEAQRLVLSRDVTRFERMEQTRREFVANVSHELRTPLTVVSGFLETMREENGDAGERRGYLELMSEQSRRMEHLVEDLLTLSTLESSPPPPMEEPIDMIALVERIGAEAKSLSGGRHRIEIECDAEIRLLGSEKEIASALGNLVSNAIRYTPAGGIVRLKWRDCGGGAAFDVEDTGIGIPAEHLPRLTERFYRVDRGRSRETGGTGLGLAIVKHALVRHGATLDITSMPGQGSRFSARFSAPRIAK
- a CDS encoding thiamine pyrophosphate-binding protein, yielding MSIKRQGGRILVEQLLVHGADTAFCVPGESFLPVIDAIHEHRARLKLVVCRHESAAANMAEAHGKLTGRPGICIVTRGPGATQASVGVHTAFQDSTPMILLVGDVGSEFRDREAFQEVDFTAMFAPLAKWAARIDSIERIPEYLNRAFTVAMSGRRGPVVLALPEDVLFAEAAVADARPYTPVHAEPGASELERLRELLASAKRPLLVLGGSGWSKDACADLRKFAEANHLPVSCAFRFQDLFDNRHDNYVGDVGIGINPILGERVRTADVLLAVGARLGEMTTSGYTLIDSPVPRQKLVHVMAGAEELGRVYQAELPVLSSMGRFARAAAAMVPVDASAWKASVAEARADFLAWTARREMPGKVQMWDIVDWLDRHLPEDAILTNGAGNYATWLHRFHRYTGFRTQLAPTSGAMGYGVPAAIAAKIAEPQRTVVAFAGDGCFLMAGQELATAVQYGAAIVVVIVNNGMYGTIRMHQEKHYPGRTHGTDLVNPHFAAYARAFGAVGEIVEETAQFGPAFERCVASGKPAVIEVRIDPQAITPNTTLDAIRAAALARKG
- the phoB gene encoding phosphate regulon transcriptional regulator PhoB codes for the protein MGADILVVEDEPSIQVLIAASLRKNGYEVRGAVNAEEAYRELGAALPDVILLDWMLPDGNGPAIARRLRAESRTREVPIIMLTARAGDDDKVEGLASGADDYVTKPFSPRELDARIQAVLRRRAPQLTQEQVAIGGLVLNPASRTVKGGDATLRMGPTEFELLHFFMTHPDRVYNRAQILDHVWGDHVFIEDRTVDVHIRRLREALSASGHDSHVETMRGAGYLFRSTV
- the greB gene encoding transcription elongation factor GreB, which codes for MSKAFTRESDADDDLDDIEEANPIPAGAKNYMTPHGWRRMRDELSYLVKVERPSVTNVVSWAARNGDRSENADYQYGKRRLREVDRRIRYLTKRLENAEVVDPATREVTDQVFFAATVTYCRAGGEETTVRIVGLDETDLGKGYISWISPVARALIKARECDTVSLVTPGGREELEILEVCYEEIPMAPFEPPASAWAPNAK
- a CDS encoding MarC family protein, encoding MNNEFLSAVIILTLVTDPFGNMPLVNAMLGGVAEPRRRHVVVRECLIAYGLLLAFMFGGQSFLALLHLSQTSLSIAGGVILFMIAIRMVFARLDGTFGGEAGVEPFIVPLAIPLIAGPSALATVMLMASRDPAKVGMWAAAITVTMVLTTVVLLAGTKLHRWLGDHAMHAIERLMGLILTAIAVEMLLAGIREFVKGLS
- the pstA gene encoding phosphate ABC transporter permease PstA produces the protein MNRIMMGVSTLALGFGLFWLLWIIGVLLWEGAPALEPSLFMQMTPPPGGDGGLANAIFGSVLMAGSGTLIGTPVGILAGTYLAEYGRRGWLAPTTRFINDVLLSAPSIIVGLFVYTVYVARVGHFSGWAGSVALAIIVIPVVVRTTDDMLKLVPNSLREAAAALGCPAWKMITMVCYRAARAGILTGILLAIARVSGETAPLLFTALNNQFWSADMNRPMANLPVVIFQFAMSPYEDWHRLAWGGAAFITLLVLGLNIAARALFSRK